From the genome of Segatella hominis, one region includes:
- a CDS encoding Crp/Fnr family transcriptional regulator, with amino-acid sequence MPLTRDIARELARKYSTMTYDELDVLESLLVPIKYGKGEKILQEGEVCRNISYIEKGLVRQFYFKNGKEVTEHLGVDHSIFMCIESLFKEEPSRLQVEALEPTLVYALPKAKLEAAAMRNVNIQMLYRKILEESLIQSQIHADLVRFESAPNRYKRLCDLSPQVVLRAPLTYIANYLQMTPETLSRIRSGVLL; translated from the coding sequence ATGCCCCTGACGCGAGATATCGCAAGAGAGCTTGCCCGTAAGTACAGTACCATGACTTACGATGAATTAGATGTGCTGGAGAGTCTGCTCGTTCCTATCAAATATGGTAAGGGCGAAAAGATTCTTCAAGAGGGTGAGGTGTGTCGAAACATTTCATATATAGAGAAAGGATTAGTACGCCAGTTCTATTTTAAGAATGGTAAGGAAGTGACCGAGCACCTGGGTGTAGATCACTCTATATTCATGTGTATCGAGAGCTTGTTTAAGGAGGAACCTTCCCGTTTGCAGGTGGAGGCACTGGAACCTACATTGGTCTATGCTTTGCCGAAGGCGAAACTGGAGGCTGCTGCTATGCGCAATGTCAATATCCAGATGCTTTATCGTAAGATTCTGGAAGAGAGCTTGATTCAGTCGCAGATTCATGCCGATTTGGTCCGCTTCGAGTCTGCGCCTAATCGCTATAAGCGACTTTGTGATCTGAGTCCGCAGGTGGTGCTCCGTGCTCCGCTTACCTACATCGCCAATTATCTTCAGATGACACCGGAAACGTTGTCACGTATCCGTTCTGGTGTCCTTTTATAA
- the lepA gene encoding translation elongation factor 4 — protein MENINNIRNFCIIAHIDHGKSTLADRLLEKTQTIKITEGQMLDDMDLERERGITIKSHAIQMEYQAKDGQTYILNLIDTPGHVDFSYEVSRSIAACEGALLVVDATQGVQAQTISNLYMAIDHDLEIIPVINKIDMPSAMPEEVEDEIVDLIGCEREDILRASGKTGEGVEDVLEAVVNRVPHPEGDDKAPLQALIFDSVFNSFRGIIAYFKIENGVIRKGDKVKFFNTGMEYDADEIGVLKMDMIPRKELGTGEVGYIISGIKNATEVKVGDTITHIARPCEKAIAGFQEVKPMVFAGVYPIDPSDYENLRASLEKLQLNDASLTFSPESSVALGFGFRCGFLGLLHMEIVQERLDREFNMDVITTVPNVSYMVYDKQGGEKEVHNPSGLPDPTMIDHIEEPYIRATIITACDYIGPIMKLCLDKRGELINQEYVSGNRVELHFMLPLGEIVIDFYDKLKSISKGYASFDYHIDCFRHSDLVKLDILLNGEPVDALSTLTHRDNAVAFGRRMCEKLKDLIPRQQFDIAIQAAIGAKIVARETIKQVRKDVTAKCYGGDVSRKRKLLEKQKKGKKRMKQIGNVEVPQKAFLAVLKLD, from the coding sequence ATGGAGAATATAAATAATATAAGAAATTTCTGCATTATTGCACATATAGACCATGGTAAAAGTACCTTGGCAGACCGTTTGTTGGAGAAGACCCAGACGATTAAGATCACAGAGGGTCAGATGCTCGACGATATGGATTTGGAAAGAGAGCGCGGTATCACAATCAAGAGCCACGCCATCCAGATGGAGTATCAAGCAAAAGATGGACAAACATACATCCTCAATCTCATTGATACTCCGGGACACGTCGATTTCTCCTACGAGGTTTCTCGTTCCATCGCTGCTTGCGAGGGAGCGCTCTTGGTCGTAGATGCCACACAGGGTGTGCAGGCACAGACCATTTCCAACCTATATATGGCTATAGATCATGACCTGGAGATTATTCCGGTCATCAACAAGATAGATATGCCTTCGGCTATGCCGGAGGAGGTAGAAGACGAAATCGTTGATCTCATTGGTTGCGAGCGTGAAGACATCCTCCGTGCGTCGGGTAAGACCGGTGAGGGTGTAGAAGATGTTCTTGAGGCTGTTGTCAATCGTGTTCCTCATCCAGAGGGTGATGACAAGGCACCTCTTCAGGCTTTGATTTTCGACTCCGTGTTCAATTCCTTCCGTGGTATTATCGCTTACTTCAAGATCGAGAATGGCGTCATCCGCAAGGGTGATAAGGTGAAGTTCTTCAATACGGGCATGGAATATGATGCTGATGAGATTGGAGTACTCAAGATGGACATGATTCCTCGCAAGGAATTGGGTACCGGTGAGGTGGGTTACATCATCTCTGGTATCAAGAATGCGACCGAGGTAAAGGTGGGTGATACCATTACCCATATCGCACGTCCATGCGAAAAGGCTATTGCTGGTTTCCAGGAAGTGAAGCCGATGGTCTTTGCGGGTGTCTATCCGATAGACCCGAGCGATTATGAAAACCTTCGTGCTTCGCTGGAGAAATTACAGCTCAATGATGCTTCCCTTACCTTCTCGCCAGAGAGTTCGGTGGCCCTGGGCTTCGGTTTCCGTTGCGGATTCCTCGGTCTGCTCCACATGGAAATCGTGCAGGAGCGATTAGACCGCGAGTTTAATATGGATGTCATCACCACGGTGCCTAACGTTTCCTATATGGTATATGACAAGCAGGGCGGTGAGAAAGAGGTTCACAATCCTTCGGGATTGCCTGATCCTACGATGATAGACCATATTGAGGAACCCTATATCCGTGCCACCATCATCACGGCATGTGACTATATCGGTCCTATCATGAAATTATGTCTGGATAAGCGAGGCGAACTCATCAATCAGGAATATGTGAGTGGCAATCGTGTGGAACTGCATTTCATGCTGCCTCTCGGTGAGATTGTCATCGACTTCTATGATAAATTGAAGAGTATCTCGAAGGGTTACGCTTCCTTCGACTACCATATCGACTGCTTCCGCCACTCTGATCTGGTGAAGCTCGACATCCTGCTCAATGGTGAACCAGTGGATGCCCTGAGTACACTGACCCACCGTGACAATGCAGTGGCTTTCGGTCGCAGAATGTGCGAGAAACTGAAAGACCTGATTCCACGCCAGCAGTTTGATATTGCTATTCAGGCAGCTATCGGAGCGAAGATTGTGGCGCGTGAAACCATCAAGCAGGTACGTAAAGACGTTACAGCCAAATGTTATGGTGGTGACGTGAGCCGTAAGCGCAAATTGTTGGAGAAGCAGAAGAAGGGTAAAAAGCGTATGAAACAGATTGGTAATGTAGAGGTGCCTCAGAAGGCTTTCCTCGCAGTACTCAAGTTAGACTAA
- the mnmA gene encoding tRNA 2-thiouridine(34) synthase MnmA produces MTENIIDKRIAVLLSGGVDSSVVVWELTQLGLHPDCFYIKIGPEEKEEWDCSSEEDLEMATAVARRYGCKLEVVDCHQEYWNEVTRYTMEKVKAGYTPNPDVMCNRLIKFGAFDRKMGHNYDLIATGHYAQTEIDENGDKWLVTSPDPVKDQTDFLAQIESWQLKKAIFPIGHHIKNEVREIAEREHLINAKRKDSQGICFLGQINYNDYIRRYLGDLPGDVIELETGKRIGEHKGLWYHTIGQRKGLGFGGGPWFVIKKDVEKNILYVSHGYDPQTAYKQEFPLHDFHFLTREVPMSRVTFKIRHTPEYHPATIEKLEDGRWMIHSDEAIHGVAPGQFCVVYDENHHRCYGSGEITV; encoded by the coding sequence ATGACTGAAAATATCATAGACAAGCGTATTGCGGTGCTGCTTTCGGGCGGAGTAGATAGCTCAGTGGTGGTATGGGAACTTACCCAACTGGGTTTGCATCCCGACTGTTTCTATATCAAGATCGGTCCGGAAGAAAAAGAAGAGTGGGACTGCTCTTCTGAGGAGGACCTGGAGATGGCTACTGCCGTGGCTCGCAGATATGGTTGTAAACTCGAGGTGGTGGATTGTCATCAGGAATACTGGAATGAGGTTACCCGATATACAATGGAGAAGGTGAAGGCTGGATATACGCCTAACCCGGATGTGATGTGCAACAGACTCATCAAGTTCGGTGCGTTTGATAGAAAGATGGGACACAATTATGACCTCATCGCTACAGGTCACTATGCCCAGACCGAAATAGATGAGAATGGGGATAAGTGGCTCGTTACCAGTCCTGACCCGGTGAAAGACCAAACCGACTTCCTGGCCCAGATAGAGAGTTGGCAACTCAAGAAGGCTATCTTCCCAATCGGTCATCATATCAAGAACGAAGTGCGTGAAATCGCAGAAAGAGAACATCTCATCAATGCCAAGCGCAAGGACAGTCAGGGCATCTGCTTCCTCGGACAAATCAACTATAATGACTACATCCGCCGCTACTTAGGTGACCTGCCGGGAGATGTCATCGAACTGGAAACAGGCAAGCGCATCGGTGAGCACAAGGGACTGTGGTATCATACCATTGGTCAGCGTAAGGGACTGGGCTTCGGCGGCGGTCCTTGGTTTGTCATCAAGAAAGACGTAGAGAAGAATATCCTCTATGTGAGTCATGGCTATGACCCTCAGACAGCCTATAAACAGGAGTTCCCGCTGCATGATTTCCATTTCCTGACTCGCGAAGTGCCGATGTCACGGGTCACATTCAAGATCCGTCATACCCCGGAATATCATCCTGCTACCATCGAAAAACTGGAGGATGGCAGATGGATGATCCACTCGGATGAGGCTATTCATGGAGTGGCTCCTGGACAGTTCTGTGTGGTTTATGATGAGAATCACCACCGCTGTTACGGTTCGGGAGAAATCACGGTTTAG
- a CDS encoding putative transporter, with translation MDILRNLFYGFPDLWGGGVAHSVMILALVITLGLSLGKIKVKGVSLGLAWILFIGLIFGHFSLNLDEHLLHFLKEFGLILFVYSIGLEVGPSFFSSFKNGGKSLNLLSIIVIALSIITTLGIYSISDTSITSMAGILSGAVTNTPGLGAAQQAFSDLRHIDAPSIAAGYAIAYPMGVLGVILSFVILRFALRIDKNEEEAQAKRGFGHLEAMTLNTFSVKITNKMIFGKTVKEVRHILDRDFMISQIHRPDNDSNKEMVNGQTVLNEGDIIYVVAHPTVQEPLIALCGEKIDMAWEEFGNELITRRIRITKPGINGKTISQMQIRSNLGTNITRVNRAGVDLIATPNLKLQLGDRVTVVGTELAISHTEKVLGNQMKRLNYPNLIPIFLGIMLGCIVANIPFFIPGINENLRLGLTGGPLVVAILIGYFGPKYNLVTYNTISANLMLREIGICIFLACVGLGTGEQFIETVATEKGMIWILYGIGITMIPILLGGIIGRYLFHINYFTLLGVLAGANTNPSALAYVREQTSADSPTVGYANVYPFAMFLRIVTIQIIIFVFG, from the coding sequence ATGGATATCTTAAGAAATCTATTTTACGGCTTCCCTGACCTTTGGGGAGGCGGTGTAGCCCATTCTGTCATGATACTTGCATTGGTCATCACACTGGGCTTGAGTCTCGGCAAGATTAAGGTGAAAGGTGTTTCCCTTGGCTTGGCATGGATTCTCTTCATCGGTCTTATCTTTGGGCATTTCTCGCTCAATCTGGATGAGCACCTGCTCCACTTCCTCAAAGAGTTCGGTCTGATACTCTTCGTTTATTCCATCGGTCTGGAAGTGGGACCAAGTTTCTTTTCTTCCTTCAAGAACGGTGGCAAGAGTCTCAACCTGCTCAGCATCATCGTCATTGCCCTGAGTATCATCACCACGCTCGGCATCTACTCCATCTCTGACACCTCTATCACTTCGATGGCAGGTATTCTCTCTGGAGCAGTAACCAATACACCTGGTCTCGGTGCGGCACAACAGGCATTCAGCGATTTGCGCCATATCGATGCTCCGTCCATCGCAGCCGGCTATGCCATCGCCTATCCGATGGGTGTACTGGGTGTCATCCTCTCTTTCGTCATCCTGCGATTTGCGCTCCGCATCGACAAGAATGAAGAAGAAGCACAGGCTAAGCGCGGATTCGGACATCTGGAAGCTATGACCCTCAACACATTCTCTGTGAAGATTACCAACAAAATGATTTTTGGTAAAACCGTGAAAGAGGTACGCCATATCTTGGACCGTGACTTCATGATTTCGCAGATACACCGTCCTGACAACGACAGCAACAAGGAAATGGTCAACGGACAGACTGTACTCAACGAGGGCGACATCATCTATGTTGTGGCTCACCCTACTGTACAGGAGCCTCTCATCGCACTCTGCGGTGAAAAAATAGATATGGCATGGGAGGAGTTTGGTAATGAGCTGATTACCCGCCGTATTCGTATTACCAAGCCAGGCATCAACGGAAAGACCATCTCACAGATGCAGATTCGCTCTAACTTAGGTACCAACATCACTCGTGTAAACCGTGCAGGCGTCGATCTAATAGCCACACCAAATTTGAAACTTCAATTGGGCGACCGTGTTACCGTAGTAGGTACAGAACTCGCCATCAGTCATACAGAAAAAGTATTGGGTAACCAGATGAAGCGACTCAACTACCCGAACCTGATTCCTATCTTCTTGGGTATCATGCTCGGTTGTATCGTTGCCAATATTCCTTTCTTCATCCCAGGCATCAACGAGAACCTGCGTCTCGGACTGACCGGTGGACCATTGGTAGTAGCCATCCTGATAGGTTATTTCGGTCCGAAGTACAACCTCGTGACTTACAATACGATATCCGCCAACCTCATGTTGCGAGAGATAGGTATCTGTATTTTCCTGGCATGTGTTGGACTCGGTACAGGAGAGCAGTTCATTGAGACGGTGGCTACCGAGAAGGGTATGATCTGGATTCTCTATGGCATCGGCATCACCATGATTCCAATCCTGTTGGGCGGTATCATCGGCCGTTACCTGTTCCACATCAATTACTTCACCCTGCTTGGCGTATTGGCTGGCGCCAACACGAACCCATCGGCTTTGGCATACGTAAGAGAACAGACCTCAGCCGATTCACCAACCGTAGGCTATGCGAATGTATATCCATTTGCCATGTTCCTGCGCATTGTAACTATACAGATTATTATTTTCGTGTTCGGATAA
- a CDS encoding threonine/serine ThrE exporter family protein codes for MEISEAELRRKLDLLLRTGSILMESAADTSRIMRTMKRAAAFLGLDEKYLHLYINWNVLMVNYSDEQHSFSKFQRCEKHGINLTSISMISKLTWRAIKEDYSLDQYEAALNEVKATPRSFTPWQVAIGGGFACGGFCIQFGCDWPAFFYCSLAAILGFRLRMFLPSKGCNNYVAIGISAFVATLIAWLTSFLSLNPSIANSLPDFMHSATPWHPLMACALFIVPGVPLINFVSDMLDGYIEVGMVRALNTLLMVLSMAFGIAFAIQVCHIDNFVTDLTMTPHHEYWEFAIAAAVSAMGFSTIFSIPRRLLPAVAVGGIIAVCFRNFVNLGPSNGNIGLDMGLSIGSLAGSALISIIVIKARHWFHTPHQCITIPSVIPMVPGVLMYRALFAFIDMHGVVGEVTVGMNNAIKASLAIICIALGVAIPNVFFRRFIADNRKRKLFNMLVERKKKNGEFVDLHEVEIK; via the coding sequence ATGGAGATTTCCGAGGCCGAACTTCGTAGAAAACTCGACCTTCTGCTCCGTACAGGAAGCATCCTCATGGAGAGCGCAGCCGACACCTCACGCATCATGCGCACAATGAAACGAGCTGCTGCTTTCTTAGGACTCGACGAGAAATACCTGCATCTCTACATCAACTGGAACGTCCTGATGGTGAACTATAGTGACGAGCAGCACTCGTTCTCTAAGTTCCAGCGCTGCGAGAAGCACGGCATCAACCTGACATCCATTTCAATGATCAGTAAGTTGACCTGGCGTGCCATCAAGGAAGACTATTCGCTCGACCAATATGAGGCAGCACTCAACGAGGTAAAGGCAACTCCACGCAGTTTCACCCCTTGGCAGGTAGCCATCGGCGGTGGATTTGCCTGCGGTGGATTCTGCATTCAGTTCGGTTGTGACTGGCCAGCATTCTTTTATTGTTCATTGGCAGCCATCCTCGGTTTCCGCCTTCGTATGTTCCTGCCTTCCAAAGGTTGCAATAACTATGTGGCTATCGGTATCTCAGCATTTGTTGCTACTCTCATCGCATGGCTCACCTCTTTCCTTTCGCTCAATCCAAGCATTGCCAACAGCCTGCCAGATTTCATGCATTCTGCTACTCCTTGGCATCCACTGATGGCGTGTGCCCTCTTTATCGTACCGGGTGTGCCACTGATCAACTTTGTGAGTGATATGCTCGATGGATATATCGAGGTGGGTATGGTAAGAGCACTCAACACGTTGCTGATGGTTCTGTCTATGGCATTCGGTATTGCATTTGCCATCCAAGTATGTCACATCGACAACTTTGTGACGGATCTCACCATGACTCCTCACCACGAATATTGGGAATTTGCCATCGCAGCAGCCGTATCAGCTATGGGTTTCTCTACCATTTTCAGTATTCCGAGAAGACTGTTGCCAGCAGTAGCCGTAGGAGGTATCATCGCCGTATGTTTCCGTAACTTTGTGAACCTCGGTCCAAGCAATGGCAATATCGGTCTGGATATGGGTTTGAGCATCGGCTCATTGGCAGGTTCAGCCCTCATCAGTATCATTGTCATCAAGGCCCGTCACTGGTTCCACACTCCTCACCAGTGTATCACGATTCCAAGTGTAATCCCTATGGTACCGGGTGTATTGATGTATCGTGCACTCTTTGCTTTCATTGATATGCACGGTGTGGTAGGTGAGGTTACGGTAGGTATGAACAATGCCATCAAGGCATCGCTTGCTATCATCTGCATCGCTCTGGGTGTAGCCATTCCGAATGTCTTCTTCCGCCGCTTTATTGCAGACAACCGCAAGCGCAAGCTCTTCAATATGCTTGTGGAAAGAAAGAAGAAGAACGGCGAATTTGTGGATTTGCATGAAGTAGAAATCAAATAG
- a CDS encoding chorismate-binding protein, whose translation MSAFAFYRLPYKDHYTLVMQHDDDPEKLNSVNELNGKHGFVIAPFMPSEECPILLMRPDVVKHFPIQEVTTDNKKIHFPESVSEKEAYQKDFEDFHQQLTKGIFDKIVLARCSHLKSPEAKGLKAEELFKKACQIYPRLFIALISTTQSGTWLMATPEILLSGNGCEFKTMALAGTHAGEKTDWTKKEQEEQQYVTDYIEEVISEFTDEYSKEGPFTTMAANLYHLRTDFLFRLEDTDCLGDVLDALFPTPAICGIPKEETRQYILDHESINRKYYSGFVGPLMPSGETQLYVSLRCMNIHQGGNFQLYAGGGLLAESEMQKEWEETEAKLGTMRAVIIK comes from the coding sequence ATGTCAGCATTTGCATTTTATCGACTCCCCTATAAAGATCACTATACGTTGGTGATGCAGCATGATGATGATCCCGAAAAACTCAATTCCGTCAATGAACTGAATGGGAAACATGGTTTCGTCATCGCCCCTTTCATGCCTTCGGAAGAATGTCCTATTCTCCTGATGCGCCCCGATGTGGTCAAGCACTTCCCTATCCAGGAAGTAACAACAGACAATAAGAAGATTCATTTTCCAGAATCTGTCAGCGAGAAAGAAGCATACCAGAAAGATTTCGAAGATTTCCATCAGCAACTGACCAAGGGAATATTCGACAAAATCGTATTGGCTCGCTGCTCACACCTGAAATCACCTGAAGCCAAAGGACTGAAGGCAGAAGAACTCTTCAAGAAGGCCTGCCAGATATACCCACGCCTCTTTATCGCGCTCATCTCCACAACCCAATCGGGCACATGGCTCATGGCAACGCCGGAAATACTGCTCAGTGGAAACGGATGCGAATTCAAGACCATGGCCCTGGCTGGTACACATGCCGGAGAAAAAACAGACTGGACGAAGAAGGAACAGGAAGAACAGCAGTACGTAACCGACTACATCGAGGAAGTCATTTCAGAATTTACGGATGAATACAGCAAGGAAGGTCCCTTCACCACAATGGCTGCCAACCTCTACCATCTTCGTACTGATTTTCTCTTCCGACTGGAAGATACCGACTGCTTAGGCGATGTACTGGATGCACTCTTTCCTACCCCAGCTATCTGCGGTATTCCCAAGGAAGAAACCCGCCAATACATCCTGGATCATGAAAGTATCAACCGCAAATACTACAGCGGATTCGTGGGTCCCCTCATGCCTTCGGGAGAAACCCAACTCTATGTTTCACTCAGATGCATGAATATACACCAGGGTGGCAACTTCCAACTGTATGCAGGCGGAGGACTGCTTGCAGAAAGTGAAATGCAGAAGGAATGGGAAGAAACAGAGGCAAAATTAGGAACCATGAGAGCTGTTATCATCAAGTAA
- the menD gene encoding 2-succinyl-5-enolpyruvyl-6-hydroxy-3-cyclohexene-1-carboxylic-acid synthase, which translates to MFSNIENVNILTSVLKRHGVRRVVVCPGSRNAPLVHNLNEIDGITCYPVTDERSAGFVALGMALGDPSPCPDPVAVCVTSGSALLNLYPAVAEAYYQKLPVIFISADRPGAWIGQQDGQTLPQPDVFGTMVNKSVNLPIITPRIHSEEGCLPANAEAINSMHDEQAWLCERLVNEALIDCKHRKIGPVHINIPIPEPLYEFTCRQLPQAHKVDYIRSGMWSGDFHYGDLLDFLEAKKPMIVIGQDYPASILYGIKNIQNWAVILCEPTALGLDSKDPADRKFSTSQLMTNFEEVLYQIEVKKAEDPDFDEEAYLPDFILYTGGNIVSKRLKQFLRKAAQKAQVWRVSKDGDYIDTFMRTDRIFQANVHQLADAMTSYEQKYPDEVNDYRDLWTTALRHAKRHAYDYKPEYSSMATVRYFEQEFHANSKKDSRECRVFYGNSMAIRLGCIYAHQYVFCNRGVNGIEGTLSAAAGLSIYLSEYHHPDAKKQQKVFCILGDLSFFYDQNALWNQNLNGSLRIIVLNNGGGAIFGKFKGLKESAARENLVMAEHQTSAVNICQANDITYLGADNMKTMKYGIDQLIHSDSERPMLLEVFTDIDADNRALEDYFKSL; encoded by the coding sequence GTGTTTAGCAATATTGAGAATGTAAATATACTGACCAGTGTACTGAAAAGACATGGAGTTAGGAGAGTTGTGGTATGTCCGGGCAGTCGCAACGCACCTCTGGTGCATAACCTCAATGAGATAGACGGCATCACCTGTTATCCCGTAACGGATGAGAGAAGTGCGGGATTCGTAGCATTAGGAATGGCCTTGGGTGACCCTTCACCCTGTCCAGACCCAGTAGCAGTATGCGTCACTTCTGGTTCTGCATTACTCAACCTATACCCAGCGGTAGCAGAAGCATACTATCAGAAACTGCCAGTTATCTTCATCTCAGCAGACCGGCCGGGCGCATGGATCGGGCAACAAGATGGGCAGACCCTTCCACAACCGGATGTTTTCGGAACAATGGTCAACAAGAGCGTGAACCTGCCTATTATCACTCCTCGCATTCATAGCGAAGAAGGATGCCTGCCTGCAAATGCCGAAGCTATCAACAGCATGCACGATGAACAGGCATGGCTTTGTGAGCGCTTGGTCAACGAAGCCCTTATCGACTGCAAACACCGCAAGATAGGACCGGTACACATCAATATTCCGATACCGGAACCCCTCTATGAGTTTACATGCCGTCAACTGCCACAAGCCCATAAAGTGGATTACATCCGTTCGGGAATGTGGAGCGGAGATTTCCACTATGGCGATCTGCTTGACTTTCTCGAAGCCAAAAAGCCGATGATAGTCATCGGACAAGACTATCCTGCCTCCATACTCTATGGCATCAAGAATATTCAGAACTGGGCAGTCATACTCTGTGAACCAACCGCTTTGGGACTCGACAGTAAGGATCCTGCTGACAGGAAATTTTCGACATCCCAACTGATGACTAACTTTGAAGAAGTACTCTATCAGATAGAAGTCAAAAAAGCAGAAGACCCGGATTTCGATGAAGAAGCCTACCTGCCAGACTTCATTCTCTATACAGGCGGCAACATCGTCAGCAAGCGACTCAAGCAGTTTCTGAGAAAAGCAGCCCAAAAGGCACAGGTATGGCGAGTGAGCAAGGACGGCGACTATATCGACACCTTCATGCGAACCGACCGGATTTTCCAGGCAAATGTGCATCAGCTGGCAGATGCCATGACCTCCTACGAGCAGAAATATCCAGATGAGGTGAATGATTACCGGGACCTCTGGACGACAGCCTTACGACATGCCAAACGGCACGCCTACGATTATAAACCGGAATACAGCAGCATGGCTACCGTCAGGTATTTTGAACAGGAATTTCATGCCAACTCCAAGAAGGACAGCAGAGAATGCCGCGTATTCTATGGCAACAGTATGGCAATACGCCTGGGTTGTATCTATGCGCATCAATACGTATTCTGCAATAGAGGCGTGAATGGTATCGAGGGAACACTCTCCGCAGCAGCAGGACTATCCATCTATCTCTCGGAATATCATCATCCAGATGCCAAAAAACAACAGAAGGTATTCTGCATCCTGGGCGATCTGAGTTTCTTCTACGACCAGAATGCCCTCTGGAACCAGAACCTCAACGGCAGTCTCCGCATCATCGTACTCAATAATGGCGGTGGCGCCATCTTCGGCAAGTTCAAAGGACTGAAGGAAAGTGCAGCCAGAGAAAACCTCGTGATGGCAGAACACCAGACTTCAGCTGTCAACATCTGTCAGGCAAACGATATCACCTATCTGGGAGCAGACAATATGAAAACGATGAAGTATGGTATTGACCAACTCATCCATTCTGACTCAGAGAGACCGATGCTTCTCGAAGTATTCACCGACATCGATGCAGACAACCGGGCACTGGAAGATTACTTCAAAAGTTTATAA
- the menB gene encoding 1,4-dihydroxy-2-naphthoyl-CoA synthase: MRNWKKIEGFDFKEIIFEEYNHIAKITINRERYRNAFTPLTTWEISQAFSYCRECQGIRVVILTGAGDKAFCSGGDMHVKGRGGYVGSDGVPRLNVLDVQMQIRRLPKPVIAMVNGYAIGGGHVLHVMCDLTIASENAIFGQTGPKVGSFDAGFGASYLARMVGQKKAREIWFLCKQYTAKEAEEMGMVNKVVPFDQLEDTCVEWAEIMMERSPLALRMIKAGLNAELDGQAGIQELAGDATMLYYTMDEAQEGGKAFLEKRKPNFDDYPMFP, encoded by the coding sequence ATGAGAAATTGGAAGAAAATAGAAGGATTTGATTTCAAGGAAATCATCTTCGAAGAATACAATCACATCGCAAAGATTACCATCAACCGTGAGCGTTACCGCAATGCTTTCACCCCACTCACCACCTGGGAGATATCACAAGCCTTCAGCTATTGCCGTGAGTGCCAGGGCATCCGTGTCGTGATTCTGACAGGAGCAGGCGACAAGGCATTCTGTTCGGGAGGCGACATGCACGTGAAAGGCCGTGGTGGCTATGTGGGTTCCGATGGAGTACCACGTCTCAACGTACTCGACGTGCAGATGCAGATACGCCGCTTGCCAAAACCAGTCATCGCCATGGTAAACGGTTATGCCATCGGTGGCGGTCATGTGCTCCATGTCATGTGCGACCTGACTATTGCATCAGAGAATGCCATCTTCGGCCAGACAGGTCCAAAAGTAGGCAGTTTCGATGCCGGTTTCGGTGCTTCATACCTTGCCCGCATGGTAGGTCAGAAGAAGGCACGCGAAATCTGGTTCCTCTGCAAGCAATATACTGCCAAGGAAGCAGAAGAAATGGGCATGGTGAACAAGGTAGTGCCTTTCGACCAACTGGAAGATACCTGTGTGGAATGGGCAGAAATCATGATGGAACGCTCTCCTCTCGCCCTCCGCATGATCAAGGCAGGTCTGAATGCAGAACTTGACGGACAGGCTGGTATTCAAGAACTAGCTGGAGATGCCACCATGCTTTATTACACGATGGATGAAGCTCAGGAAGGTGGTAAGGCATTCCTGGAGAAGCGCAAACCAAACTTTGACGACTACCCGATGTTCCCATAA